A part of Acipenser ruthenus chromosome 48, fAciRut3.2 maternal haplotype, whole genome shotgun sequence genomic DNA contains:
- the LOC117404767 gene encoding L-asparaginase-like isoform X1: MAAPIITGVVIRDKRFLRWVGETLEFRWLRNKDSEERKGLLEDLLPSLACGAVTGNDFLSLQEILSRVDVNCGDYDGTTPLHMAAICGNTDMVKFLLARGAEPTVRDRFGGTPLYLAIKYRNYDIIKILRAKGASLALPPVRVGLEICNAVATKDFQLLHGWFLSGTNLEEADYDTRTPMHVAVSANDPEMVEKLLYYGSTPLVRDNWGRTAVDDARRGELQEILKIFHPKYTEQFPTMEAYQKFKSEHSSGEI, encoded by the exons atggcagcgccgatcatcacgggagtggTTATCCGGGACAAACGCTTCCTTCGCtgggtcggagaaacgctggagttccgctggcttcgcAATAAGGATTCCGAG GAGAGGAAAGGACTGCTGGAAGACTTGCTGCCATCTCTAGCCTGTGGAGCAGTCACAGGGAATGACTTCCTGTCTCTACAGGAAATACTAAGCCGG GTTGATGTAAACTGTGGTGACTATGACGGCACCACCCCCTTGCACATGGCAGCCATCTGTGGCAACACCGACATGGTCAAATTCCTGCTGGCCAGGGGGGCGGAGCCCACAGTGAGAGACCGGTTTGGAGGTACACCCCTGTATCTCGCTATCAAATACAG AAACTACGATATTATAAAGATCCTTCGAGCTAAGGGGGCCTCGTTAGCTCTCCCTCCTGTTAGAGTCGGCCTAGAGATCTGCAA TGCAGTAGCCACGAAGGACTTCCAGCTGCTGCACGGGTGGTTTCTGTCGGGAACAAACCTCGAAGAGGCCGACTACGACACGAGGACTCCGATGCATGTAGCCGTGTCGGCCAACGATCCAGAGATGGTGGAGAAACTGCTGTACTACGGATCCACACCactg GTGAGGGATAATTGGGGTCGCACAGCGGTTGACGATGCTCGCAGGGGAGAGTTGCAGGAAATCCTCAAGATCTTCCACCCCAAGTACACAGAGCAGTTCCCCACCATGGAGGCATACCAGAAATTCAAGAGCGAGCACAGCAGCGGCGAGATCTGA
- the LOC117404767 gene encoding 60 kDa lysophospholipase-like isoform X2, with translation MAAPIITGVVIRDKRFLRWVGETLEFRWLRNKDSEERKGLLEDLLPSLACGAVTGNDFLSLQEILSRVDVNCGDYDGTTPLHMAAICGNTDMVKFLLARGAEPTVRDRFGGTPLYLAIKYRNYDIIKILRAKGASLALPPVRVGLEICNSHEGLPAAARVVSVGNKPRRGRLRHEDSDACSRVGQRSRDGGETAVLRIHTTGEG, from the exons atggcagcgccgatcatcacgggagtggTTATCCGGGACAAACGCTTCCTTCGCtgggtcggagaaacgctggagttccgctggcttcgcAATAAGGATTCCGAG GAGAGGAAAGGACTGCTGGAAGACTTGCTGCCATCTCTAGCCTGTGGAGCAGTCACAGGGAATGACTTCCTGTCTCTACAGGAAATACTAAGCCGG GTTGATGTAAACTGTGGTGACTATGACGGCACCACCCCCTTGCACATGGCAGCCATCTGTGGCAACACCGACATGGTCAAATTCCTGCTGGCCAGGGGGGCGGAGCCCACAGTGAGAGACCGGTTTGGAGGTACACCCCTGTATCTCGCTATCAAATACAG AAACTACGATATTATAAAGATCCTTCGAGCTAAGGGGGCCTCGTTAGCTCTCCCTCCTGTTAGAGTCGGCCTAGAGATCTGCAA TAGCCACGAAGGACTTCCAGCTGCTGCACGGGTGGTTTCTGTCGGGAACAAACCTCGAAGAGGCCGACTACGACACGAGGACTCCGATGCATGTAGCCGTGTCGGCCAACGATCCAGAGATGGTGGAGAAACTGCTGTACTACGGATCCACACCactg GTGAGGGATAA